The Candidatus Bathyarchaeota archaeon genome contains a region encoding:
- the hxlB gene encoding 6-phospho-3-hexuloisomerase: MASDFNEVAKALLEGIKESVLAVNPVEVEKLIEWIIKSKDNRILVVGAGRSGFAGKSFAMRLMHLGFNVYVLGETITPAIGKNDLIIAISGSGTTKLVVTACEIGKEVGSKIIAVTSYPDSPLGKLADHIVQIKGRAKRVNETDYFLRQITGAHEPLAPLGTIFEISTMVFLDSLIVELMRKLGKTEKELKARHATIE; this comes from the coding sequence TTGGCAAGCGATTTTAATGAAGTTGCTAAAGCTCTTTTAGAAGGCATTAAAGAATCTGTTTTAGCAGTAAATCCAGTTGAAGTGGAAAAATTGATTGAATGGATAATAAAATCTAAAGATAATAGAATATTAGTGGTAGGAGCTGGAAGAAGTGGTTTTGCAGGAAAATCTTTTGCTATGCGTTTAATGCATCTTGGATTTAATGTTTATGTGTTAGGCGAAACTATAACTCCAGCTATAGGGAAAAACGATTTAATTATAGCTATTTCAGGCTCTGGAACAACAAAGCTTGTGGTTACAGCATGCGAAATAGGAAAAGAAGTGGGATCTAAAATAATTGCGGTAACATCGTATCCTGACTCGCCTTTAGGTAAACTTGCAGATCATATTGTTCAAATAAAAGGGCGTGCTAAAAGAGTTAATGAAACAGATTATTTTTTAAGGCAAATTACAGGAGCGCATGAGCCTTTAGCCCCGCTTGGAACGATATTTGAAATCTCAACGATGGTTTTTTTAGATAGCTTAATAGTTGAGTTGATGAGAAAATTAGGTAAAACAGAGAAGGAGCTTAAAGCTAGACATGCGACAATTGAGTGA
- a CDS encoding energy-coupling factor transporter transmembrane protein EcfT: MSLRVFDGFKFKKLDTPIHKMDPRSKFIFIIGIFALTLIFTDLTVLTILFLIQLPLIFLAKSGKKWFKTIKAAAFFAFLIFIMNFITGASLAFSLSMTIRFIALVSSFSIFFMTTSPDDLGLALEQMKIPYTLVFTFTTAVRLVPTIAVDAQTVIDAQKSRGLELEKGNLMKRIKNFIPILIPLIISAIRRSMELAEALESRGFNASGKRESYITLKFHRVDYVILSLTLILLALGVYIKLYVPLPQIDIPIKVPSIFCVYKGF; the protein is encoded by the coding sequence TTGTCGCTTAGAGTATTTGATGGATTTAAATTTAAAAAATTAGATACACCAATTCATAAAATGGATCCACGTTCAAAATTCATATTTATAATTGGAATTTTTGCTTTAACATTAATTTTTACAGATTTAACAGTTTTAACTATTCTTTTTTTAATTCAATTACCTTTAATTTTTCTTGCTAAATCCGGTAAAAAATGGTTTAAAACAATAAAAGCTGCTGCTTTTTTTGCTTTTTTAATTTTTATAATGAATTTTATTACAGGAGCTTCTCTCGCTTTCTCTTTATCTATGACTATTAGATTTATAGCTTTAGTTTCATCTTTCTCCATATTCTTTATGACTACTTCTCCAGATGATTTAGGTTTAGCTTTAGAGCAAATGAAGATCCCTTACACGCTTGTTTTCACTTTTACCACAGCTGTAAGATTAGTTCCAACAATAGCTGTAGACGCTCAAACCGTAATTGATGCTCAAAAATCTAGAGGATTAGAATTGGAAAAAGGTAATTTAATGAAGAGAATTAAAAATTTCATCCCAATTTTAATTCCGTTAATTATAAGCGCTATTAGAAGAAGCATGGAGCTTGCTGAAGCTTTGGAATCTAGAGGGTTTAATGCTTCTGGAAAAAGAGAATCTTATATAACCTTAAAATTTCATCGAGTAGATTACGTTATTTTATCTTTAACGTTAATTCTTCTCGCGCTTGGAGTTTACATAAAACTTTATGTTCCTTTACCTCAAATCGATATTCCAATTAAGGTTCCAAGCATATTTTGCGTTTATAAAGGTTTTTAA
- a CDS encoding ABC transporter ATP-binding protein: MIKIENLRFSYFDREEVLKGINLEIYEGEFIAIMGENGAGKTTLIKHFNGLLKPTSGKVLVDEIDTRKTSVASLAKLVGLVFQNPDHQLFCETVWDEVAFSLKNFNYKDDVIKARVKKILEILDLTRYSASSPFTLSGGERKRVALASVLVWDPKYIVLDEPTIGQDYRQKERLRNFILQLVTQGKTVVMVTHDVEFVAEGHPRVILLSKGRIVADGSAEEILSNEKFVNECSLELPQISKLMKELKNLDVNQKIIDVYSAKAYLTKILKGGKSLVA, translated from the coding sequence ATGATAAAAATAGAAAACTTAAGGTTTTCTTATTTTGATAGAGAAGAAGTTTTAAAAGGGATAAATTTAGAAATTTATGAAGGGGAATTTATTGCTATTATGGGAGAAAACGGCGCTGGAAAAACAACTTTAATTAAGCATTTTAATGGGTTATTAAAGCCAACTTCTGGTAAAGTTTTAGTTGATGAAATTGATACGCGAAAAACTAGCGTAGCAAGCTTAGCTAAACTTGTTGGGTTAGTATTTCAAAATCCTGACCATCAACTTTTTTGCGAAACAGTTTGGGATGAAGTTGCTTTTTCATTAAAAAACTTTAATTATAAAGATGATGTTATTAAGGCTAGAGTAAAGAAAATTCTTGAAATTTTAGATTTAACTAGATATAGCGCTTCATCTCCATTTACTTTAAGTGGTGGAGAACGTAAAAGAGTGGCTTTAGCTTCTGTTTTAGTTTGGGATCCTAAATATATTGTTTTAGATGAACCGACAATAGGTCAAGATTACCGACAAAAGGAAAGGTTAAGAAACTTTATTTTGCAGCTGGTTACACAAGGAAAAACTGTTGTTATGGTGACGCATGATGTAGAATTTGTTGCTGAGGGGCATCCTAGAGTTATTCTTCTTTCTAAAGGAAGAATTGTCGCTGATGGTTCAGCTGAAGAAATATTATCAAATGAAAAATTTGTTAATGAATGCTCTTTAGAGCTCCCTCAAATTTCAAAACTTATGAAGGAATTGAAAAATTTAGATGTTAACCAAAAAATTATAGATGTTTATTCAGCTAAAGCTTATTTAACTAAAATTTTGAAGGGGGGAAAATCGCTTGTCGCTTAG
- a CDS encoding ATP-binding cassette domain-containing protein — protein sequence MDEPIILIKDLTFTYSGLNKTSIKNVNFNASQGEFIVLTGPSGCGKTTLCRCLNGLIPNFYPGEMRGEVYVCGLNTQEHSTSELAKHVGFVFQNPENQLFSLTIERDVAFGLENLGIPKKEIKERVDWALNVIGINDLKDKAPYELSGGQQQKAAIATVLAMKPEIIVLDEPTSFLDPKSALEILKVIRNLNKQFKITIVLVEHRLDFVSQFADRIVIMNEGEIVLDGRPSKVLSEEAYLLGVGLPKIAFLFHQLKQEGFNFTLTPVTIEEAVKELRRFIK from the coding sequence TTGGATGAACCAATAATTTTAATTAAAGATTTAACTTTTACATATTCTGGTTTAAATAAAACATCAATTAAAAACGTGAATTTTAATGCTTCTCAAGGAGAATTTATTGTTTTAACTGGTCCAAGTGGTTGCGGAAAAACAACTTTATGCAGATGCTTAAACGGTTTAATCCCTAATTTTTATCCTGGAGAAATGAGGGGGGAAGTTTATGTTTGCGGATTAAATACACAAGAGCATTCGACTTCAGAATTAGCTAAACATGTAGGTTTTGTTTTTCAAAATCCTGAAAACCAATTGTTTTCTTTAACTATTGAAAGAGATGTGGCTTTTGGTTTAGAAAATCTAGGTATACCAAAAAAAGAAATTAAAGAAAGAGTAGACTGGGCTTTAAACGTTATTGGAATAAACGATTTAAAAGATAAAGCTCCATACGAGCTTTCTGGTGGACAGCAACAAAAAGCTGCTATAGCAACAGTTTTAGCGATGAAACCTGAAATAATTGTTTTAGATGAACCAACATCTTTTCTAGATCCTAAATCAGCTTTAGAAATATTAAAAGTTATTAGAAATTTAAATAAGCAATTTAAAATAACTATAGTTTTAGTTGAGCATAGATTAGATTTTGTCTCGCAGTTCGCTGATAGAATTGTGATAATGAATGAGGGTGAAATAGTTTTAGATGGGAGACCGTCAAAAGTTTTAAGTGAAGAAGCTTATCTTTTAGGAGTTGGATTACCTAAAATCGCTTTTTTATTTCATCAATTAAAACAAGAGGGGTTTAATTTTACTCTAACCCCGGTGACAATTGAGGAAGCTGTAAAAGAGTTAAGAAGGTTTATTAAATGA
- a CDS encoding DHH family phosphoesterase, with amino-acid sequence MVNLNNNLFLEERGVNLNKWRRFQLIKFKHYILNSKSVAVACHQNADPDAVCSAFALLKLLKKINKRLKISLIAPEGISRISKQILKVIPAFFVNDLDLKFVNLIFLVDTSTVKQLGGFGERILKLKKPVIIIDHHIKHPEMKKIAKLFLVNEEATSTCELIYTLYQNLKIKPLKIAAQALMIGLTFDTRHFILANLHTFQTAVGLCKFGAQPEKVIELLKIPLERPERIARLKAAQRMDIKEVEGWMVATSIVSSFQASAARAIIALGADVAIVCGEKKGKIKVNLRAANEFYRVTGIHLGRDLAVPLGRLLNGVGSGHAVAAGVNGYGDLNKAINQSISLLMNLLKI; translated from the coding sequence TTGGTCAACCTTAACAACAATCTTTTTTTAGAAGAAAGGGGAGTAAATCTGAATAAATGGAGAAGGTTTCAATTAATTAAGTTTAAGCATTATATTTTAAATTCAAAAAGCGTAGCTGTAGCATGTCATCAAAATGCTGATCCGGATGCTGTTTGCTCAGCTTTTGCTTTATTAAAGCTTTTAAAAAAAATTAATAAGCGATTAAAAATTTCGCTTATTGCACCTGAAGGAATAAGTCGAATTTCAAAGCAGATTTTAAAAGTTATACCAGCGTTTTTTGTTAATGATTTAGATTTAAAATTTGTTAATTTAATTTTTCTTGTTGACACAAGCACAGTTAAGCAGCTTGGAGGCTTTGGAGAAAGAATTTTAAAATTAAAAAAACCTGTTATTATAATTGATCATCACATTAAGCATCCTGAAATGAAGAAAATTGCAAAACTGTTTTTAGTAAATGAAGAGGCTACATCTACATGCGAGCTAATATATACGCTTTATCAAAATTTAAAAATTAAACCTTTAAAAATCGCTGCTCAAGCGTTAATGATTGGGTTAACATTTGATACTAGACATTTTATTTTAGCTAACCTTCACACTTTTCAAACAGCTGTAGGTTTATGCAAGTTTGGAGCTCAACCTGAAAAAGTTATTGAATTGTTAAAGATTCCCTTAGAAAGACCTGAAAGAATTGCTAGATTAAAAGCAGCTCAAAGAATGGATATAAAAGAGGTTGAGGGGTGGATGGTTGCAACTTCAATTGTAAGCTCTTTTCAAGCTTCTGCTGCTAGAGCTATAATAGCTTTAGGAGCTGATGTAGCTATTGTGTGTGGCGAAAAAAAAGGAAAAATTAAAGTTAACTTAAGAGCCGCAAACGAATTTTATAGAGTTACTGGAATTCATTTAGGGAGAGATTTAGCTGTTCCATTAGGAAGGCTTTTAAATGGTGTTGGAAGCGGACATGCGGTAGCAGCTGGAGTTAACGGTTATGGAGATTTAAATAAAGCAATCAATCAATCAATAAGTTTACTTATGAATCTTTTAAAAATTTGA
- a CDS encoding prefoldin subunit beta, with protein sequence MSEEGELPPQIQEQLLRLQQMEQTLQAIVTQKQQLELELAEAEKAISELEKIDEKVTVYKSVGSILLEADKQSLLNELKERKELLNTRVTVLSKQEERTRAKIKEAQLKLQEKLGQP encoded by the coding sequence ATGAGTGAAGAAGGAGAGTTACCTCCTCAAATTCAAGAGCAATTGTTAAGGCTTCAGCAAATGGAGCAAACATTGCAAGCTATTGTTACTCAAAAACAGCAGCTTGAACTCGAGTTAGCTGAAGCTGAAAAAGCAATTTCAGAATTAGAAAAAATAGATGAGAAAGTTACTGTTTACAAATCTGTTGGAAGCATTCTTCTTGAAGCTGATAAACAATCTTTATTAAATGAGTTAAAAGAGCGTAAAGAATTATTAAACACTAGAGTAACTGTTTTAAGCAAGCAAGAAGAGCGTACTAGAGCTAAAATTAAAGAGGCTCAATTAAAGCTTCAAGAAAAACTTGGTCAACCTTAA